Proteins co-encoded in one Arachis hypogaea cultivar Tifrunner chromosome 13, arahy.Tifrunner.gnm2.J5K5, whole genome shotgun sequence genomic window:
- the LOC112737186 gene encoding zinc finger CCCH domain-containing protein 55 translates to MGSFEATNVVVARINKLDPENASKIIGHILFNLQEPDLVRLASTPDYVLHNLVLRIKTHLGLSSSSPSSPSNTILNNHLPPRHPTTSPATTPNNNNSSSNNPFSRFSAGNNLLSGLPNNPISPNSSFSVSRDGIYGGSVSKSKLSLSPRVRSDGGGDSFVDEQEMGDYLSFLNESLNNNKDNEDAVDPIRLDLGHGAVNNNGDGHFFHRRSYSASDAFFGVPDEEVGIGYKPCLYFARGFCKNGTNCNFVHHHDAVDKAAIVDSPTMEEHEALMSLKAAHHQRLMAASQLMSAGAAPTPMDKYINFSMLRRNDPQRAAAAAAVMTAEEFNRFARYRQESIDILGIASAERPNSPSRQIYLTFPAESTFKDEDVSEYFSKFGPVHDVRIPYQQKRMFGFVTFVYSETVRLILSKGNPHFICDSRVLVKPYKEKGKIVEKRQHQPPHIERVELSPCLSPSELEFKAPHDFRLGARMLYNPQEILLRRKLEEQVDFQQAIELQERRLMNLHLPDFKNNHLCHHQRSLSFGATLPSSQLHGHISSPRLYSDSTREDMTGFTGNLVSTAMASAAAVAPQQQEVDLARIHDNCSRNGKDGSQDEIIDVQNSIEHALPDSLFTSPTKATRDDPADFSSLAEVNESAVFSTCSSSQIKLEPKSALSDMASH, encoded by the exons ATGGGTAGTTTTGAAGCCACGAATGTTGTGGTGGCCAGAATCAACAAGCTTGACCCCGAGAATGCATCAAAGATCATTGGCCACATTCTCTTCAACCTTCAAGAACCTGACCTTGTTCGCTTGGCTTCAACCCCTGACTATGTCCTTCATAACCTTGTTCTCAGAATCAAAACCCACTTGggactctcttcttcttcaccttcttcACCTTCTAACACCATTCTCAACAACCATTTACCACCAAGACACCCCACTACTTCTCCTGCTACCACcccaaacaacaacaacagcagcagcaacaaccCCTTTTCACGCTTCAGTGCTGGTAACAACCTACTTTCTGGGTTACCAAACAACCCCATTAGCCCAAATTCAAGTTTTTCAGTCTCTCGAGACGGTATCTATGGTGGGTCTGTGTCAAAATCTAAACTTTCACTTTCACCTCGTGTGAggagtgatggtggtggtgactCTTTTGTTGATGAGCAAGAAATGGGTGATTACCTTTCTTTTCTCAACGAGTCACTGAATAATAACAAGGATAATGAGGATGCTGTGGATCCAATTAGGCTTGATTTGGGTCATGGTGCTGTCAACAACAATGGCGATGGCCACTTCTTCCATAGGAGGAGTTACTCTGCTAGTGACGCGTTCTTTGGGGTGCCTGATGAAGAAGTGGGAATTGGGTACAAACCATGTCTTTACTTTGCAAGAGGGTTCTGCAAAAATGGAACCAACTGCAACTTTGTTCATCATCATGATGCTGTGGACAAAGCTGCCATTGTTGATTCTCCAACTATGGAAGAGCATGAGGCTCTTATGAGTTTGAAGGCTGCACACCATCAAAGATTAATGGCTGCTTCTCAGCTCATGTCTGCTGGTGCTGCACCAACCCCAATGGACAAATACATTAACTTTTCCATGCTGCGAAGGAATGATCCCCAAAG GGCAGCTGCTGCTGCAGCAGTCATGACGGCAGAAGAATTTAACAGGTTTGCCAGGTACAGACAGGAGAGCATTGACATTCTAGGTATTGCATCGGCTGAAAGGCCTAATTCTCCTTCGAGGCAGATTTATTTAACGTTTCCGGCGGAAAGCACATTTAAAGATGAAGATGTTTCAGAATACTTCAG caaatttggaccCGTGCATGATGTGAGGATTCCTTACCAGCAAAAGCGAATGTTTGGGTTTGTTACATTTGTCTATTCGGAGACAGTGAGACTCATATTATCCAAAGGGAATCCCCATTTCATCTGCGATTCCCGTGTACTTGTCAAGCCCTACAAGGAGAAGGGAAAAATTGTTGAGAA GAGACAACATCAACCACCACATATAGAGAGGGTAGAACTCTCGCCATGTTTGAGCCCCTCTGAACTTGAATTTAAAGCACCTCATGATTTCCGTCTTG GAGCACGAATGTTGTATAATCCGCAGGAGATCTTGCTGAGAAGAAAATTGGAGGAGCAGGTTGACTTTCAGCAAGCCATTGAACTCCAGGAAAGAAGGCTGATGAATCTACACCTTCCGGACTTTAAGAACAATCACCTTTGCCATCACCAGCGAAGTCTCTCTTTCGGCGCCACTTTGCCATCATCTCAACTTCACGGTCATATTAGCAGTCCAAGGCTTTATTCTGATAGCACTAGAGAAGATATGACAG GATTCACCGGCAACCTTGTTTCTACGGCCATGGCTTCAGCTGCTGCTGTTGCGCCGCAACAGCAAGAAGTTGATTTGGCTAGAATCCATGATAACTGCAGCAGGAACGGAAAGGACGGCTCTCAGGATGAAATCATAGATGTTCAAAATAG CATCGAGCATGCCCTTCCGGATAGCCTCTTTACTTCGCCAACAAAAGCAACCAGGGATGATCCGGCAGACTTCTCTTCATTGGCCGAGGTCAACGAGAGTGCCGTGTTCTCCACATGCTCATCATCTCAGATCAAGTTAGAACCAAAAAGCGCTTTAAGCGACATGGCTTCTCATTAA